TGTTTGTTCTGCTGTGATGTGAGTTTTTCCTCTGATCTCTGATGCTCTCTGACACTCATGAAGGGTCAGTCCAGTGAGCACTTCCTGTGGCATATCTCCACTTCCtgaagatctgtgtgtgtgtgtgtgtgtgtgtgtgtgtgtgtgctgtggtTTATTCCGTCAGTCCTCTGATCCATCACTGCCCACATCTGGCAGGAATTTGTGCTGGAACGGAGGGATTTGAGAAaaccagagagagagacggaTGAGTGAAAAACGAGACTTCTGATAGAAACCAGACAGGCATTTTACCCACAACCCCCCTCTCCACCCACAATGCTCTCTGGCCAAAACCCGCTtctgaaattaaaacaatattactgGAATGAAAACATGAGCAGAGCCGAATTCTTATctgctgtgagtgtgtgtgtgtttgtctatatgagacacacacacacacacacacacacacacacacacacagacacacacacacacacacacacacacacacacacacacacacacacacacacacacacacacacacacacacacacacacacacacacacacacacacacacacacacacacacacacacacacacacacacacacacacagacagacagttcagtGCTTTGAGCATCAGTATTTGAGCTTTACATATAACACAtatagctgtgtgtgtgtgtgtgtgtgtgtgtgtgtgtgtgtgtgtgtgtgtgtgagtgtgtgtgtgtgtgtgtgtgtgtgtgtgagtgtgtgtgtgtgtgtgtgtgttttaggcgCCAGCACCACTGTTTTATGAtttgtaattattgttttagtgaGCTCATGTGAACTCTTCCAGCAGcttcagtgataaaatatttttaaggcGAGAAACTACAGATAACAGAGTAAAGATGAAACTAATTCCAGTTCATATCATACAGTATCATATCTCTTCAGCTGATTTATTATATTAAGAATTCCAAACATTGTTGCAAatgtttttctgaaatgtttaaatatgcaaataaggcactgtctacactgtaaaaagtgataagttgacttaactttaaaattgaggaaacctgttgccttaaattttttaagtaaatgataatttaaaaaaaatatttaagtgaattgtctaactttttattaaaaatgattattcacttaataattttaaggcaacgggtttcctcaatttttattaagttaagtcaacttatcactttttacagtgtagttaaaTATGCACCAATTTTCATAAAATTCCAGAACAGAAATCTGAATTCAGATTCATAATTCATGTTTGATTTTATTGTCATGTTAAGAGTTGAAGGATTTcggatttctctttttatcactcTGTTTAccagacagaaaacaaacacattttcacatgTTTTCAGGAGAGAATCAGAATAAACCTGTGTGTGTCAGTAATCTGACGGTGTTTCTTCATGAATGCTGTGTGTTTAGCAGCAGATCCGTCTCCAGTCAGTCATTAGAATCAGCTTTCATCAGCATTTAACTAATGAATGGAGAGCCTGACCTCTGCTGGACACACACCACACTGCAGCGACACACAATCACCAGACAAACATCATCTTACTGTAATATagctgtttttataaataaagaattcatacttttattcatcagggATGCATTAAAGTGACCAAACGTGCcagtaaacacatttataatgttacaaaagatttctatttcaaataaatactgttttgtttaACTTTCTAGTCATctagcatattattatgatttctgaagatcatgtgacgctgaagactgcagtaatgatgctgaaaatacagctgtgcatcacagaaatatattacagtttaacacatattcacatagaaaacagctgctttacattagaataatatttgactgtttttactgtgtttaatcaaataaatgccgcctcggtgagcagaagagactcttaTTATTATTGCAGATGTTTGAGTGTCGCTGTATGTGATCAAACACAGCAGGATATTTCCCATGATTCTCTCTGTTTTCTCAGCTGCTGTCTGTCACTCTGTTGACTCACGCGGAGGAAAGTTTGTTTTCCCTACAAACCAGGATTAAAAGCTTCcgctgagacagagagagatgtgtgtgccatatttgacctttgaccttcaAATAATAAACCCTGTCTCTGGCTCTTTTGAGCAGCAGCTGTATAATCTCACACTTAATCATGTTAATAAAGTTAGTGTAAAGTTGATAAGGTGATAAACACACAGATCCGTCACTCTATCAGCACACTGACCTGAACAACAATACAGGTCACACGGACAGGAAGTCACCAGCACACTTCCTGTTTCTGGAGCTCAGTGCTGCTGACGGCACAGAAACACTCTTCACAGTATAGAGGCCCTTTCCTTAAACCACTTATGTCTGGAAATacttctttttgtttatttttattaacagtttactagcttattttatttcttctttttgttattttcttgaATTTACTTTTTATAAGCATGTATGTGTACATTTATgtacatatacatgcatatgtatTCTGTAAACctctatgtaaatatatatatatatatatatttttttgattatttatgtTTACATCGTTCTCGTGCAGCGTCAGTTAAACGCGTTTCGTCTCGCTCTGCTGTTTGTCCTCTCCCGCGCGCCGTGTGTGTCAGTGTCGCGCATGCGCAGTTAGAGCGGTTGCTTCAGGGTAGCATTCAGTTGAGTTTGTTCTCTACtctttgaattaaaaatattatcatCTGATTGTATTATATCGTTATTGTTGTTACAAATATTATATCGCAGCTAACGTTATATAAAAGCGTTTATAAGAAGAAGGAAGGAAGACGAAGCGGAATGAATCAGTTTGAACAGTAAGTTAGCAGCTAACGGCTAATTAAACCAATCATCTGAATTTATGAACATATAAACATTTGCAGTTTACAGATTCACAAAATTGACAATTAATTTATAGTATAAGTAGATTTAGTATATAAAATCATGATCAGTGTATATATAGCCTAGTTATATATACCCCTTACGAAAATTATccatggttttattgtagtaaaagtgtagtaaccatgttttttagCGCATTTATTGCCATTTATATaactacagttttactacaatATCATgattaaactatggttagtgtagcaaaaccatgggtGATTTGTGGTTACCTTGGTTTAACTATAATGATttcttggttttatttgtagtaaaatcaTGGTCAATTTTTGTAAAGGAcgttacgtgtgtgtgtgtgtgtgtgtgtgtgttttcagatgaAAAAGCCTCTtaagtctgaaattttcttctaaaattagcatttttctcaggctcctatgtttatgttcagttatttcacacggcacttagaggcttttgcatctgaacacacacacacacacacacatacacacacacatatatatatatatatatatatatatatatatatagacactaGCATCACTATATCAAATCAACATCTAATTGtagcctttaaaaatataaatttgtattatttattttctataaaaccattacatttgattaaggttattaaatctttttttaataatgtttcagTCTGAACGCCataaaatgctgatttattaacAGTAAATGTTGTATTTATAGTTTGCAGGAGGAAGACTCTGGTGACCATGAGGAGATGAAGGACAGTAGTGAGAGCGACGGAGGatcaataaacaacaacaacaacaacatcagaCGCAAGGTGcctgacacacacactgacacacacacagacacacacactcactcactcactcactcactcactcagaaacactcacacacacacacacacacacagaatgatGCATTAATGTCATGATGAAGGCCTcacacgcgtgtgtgtgtgtgtgtgtgtgtgtcagatggTGACCCCCGATGCAGGCGAGCACCCACTGCAGTATAACTACACGTTCTGGTATTCGCGCCGGACCCCCAGCAGACCAGCAAACACACAGAGCTACGAGCAGAACATCAGACAGATGGGGACGGTGGCGTCGGTCCGACACTCTCCTTCTGAGCTTCAGTTCTGATccagatctgtgtgtgtgtgactgtgtgtgtgactgtgtgtgtgtgtgtcgttcCTCCAGGTGGAGCAGTTCTGGAAGTTCTACAGTCACCTGGTGCGACCCGGAGACCTGACAGGACACAGCGACTTCCACCTCTTCAAAgagggaatcaaacccatgtgggaggtgagtgtgtgtgtgtgtgtgtgtttaatttaattagaagtaggccaacagcgccCCCTAAAACCACGAGCGGTAGGACCCGGGGGAGGCTATTACTGTTTACTCTATCACACACCGAACGCATCACTCTGTGTGTGCTTTCACAGATTAAATACAGCGATCCATAACTGATGACTAAACTTTGCCACACTGCTGACGTGATCTAATCACTacacaccctgagcacatgtgagttaTTCCTCTTATCAGCAAGATATATCGGCATAATATTTCATATCAGGCCGATgctgatatttacatttaaagccgTTATCGGCCGATTCCGATATCAGTCCcataatatcgtgcatccctagaaACAGCCCCAGATTGCAAACTTTACTCAGTAGCTTTGATTGTCCACATGTGGGAGTTTGTCTTTGGCTGCAGCTTAAACATGGACatcaacacaacagaaacataCAGACATAAGCACCGTGTAAATGATCTAAAACTCATGTGCATTATACTTTACTCTGAATTGTTCTGTAGGGTTCTAATGACTGAAACGGGCTCAGATTGATTTGCTTTGATGAGAATCAAACAAACCTCGTGTGTGTGAGCATCAGTGTGGTTTTGGTCTGAGATgagtttgtgttgtgtgtctgaATCAGGACGAGGCCAATAAGAACGGAGGGAAGTGGATCATCCGGCTGAGGAAGGGTCTGGCGTCTCGTTTCTGGGAGAACATCATCCTGGCCATGCTGGGCGAGCAGTTCATGGTGGGCGAGGAGATCTGCGGAGTCGTGGTGTCCATCCGCTTCCAGGTGCGCATAGCAGATCAGAAATCATCATTCTGTCTCGCTTCACTGTCCGTGTGAGTCTGACTCGAGTGTGTGTCCGCAGGAGGATATTCTGTCCATCTGGAATAAAACAGCCAACGATCAGGTGACCACTTCACGGATACGGGACACGCTGCGGCGCGTGCTCAACCTGCCACCAAACACCATCATGGAGTACAAGACACACAACGACAGCCTCAAGTGCGTCTCATTTGACTCCATTCACAGACTCGCTTCTGATCTCAGTCCGGATACATTCATGTGGAGATACCTGTGACCCTGGATCTCGAGATTGAGATTTATCAATAGTAGTCTTTCCATTgacgtatggtttgttaggatcggacaatatttgagaatctggaatctgagggagcaaaaaaatctaaatattgagaaaatcacctttaaagttgttcaaatgaagttcttagcaatgcatattactaatcaaaaatgaagttttgatatatttacggtaagaaatttacaaaatatcttcatggaacatgatctttacttaatatcctaatgatttttggcataaaagaaaaatgtataattttgacccatacaatgtatctGTGCTGCtcatgactgcttctgtgctgcagggtcacagaTCAGCTTTTCTGAAGGATGCTGTAAACCGTACAGGGAACTATAGAAAAACcacagaatacaaaaaaataaaatcacaacagTAAATGTGAGCTTACAACACAGTTTTGACTGTGTTCTCACAAAAATtgacaataaaattaaaaagtgaaattttttccagaattgcaagaaaaaaagtctcacTTGTGAGATAAAACTCACAATTACCACTTGgttaattactataatattaaAAGTTAAGACTATTAAAAACTACTAACTATTAAATTCAACTGCTATTTGTTTTCAgatataataatcaacactcagATATCAGCCTTCTGATGTAATATAATTATGTTCCTACTTCTTTCGTTCCAGTATACATTAATTGAGATCAGGTgaaaatatttatcaaaatgcCTCAGAAGTTATATTTTCTTGCTATAACTAACATGTTTTGAACATTAATTGAGGTTTACTGTACATGTTCAAGTTGTTTTATTGACAGAATTACAGTGTTTTATTTGAGCCGATCGGAAGCGTCTCTGATCCTCGTGTGCTTCTTGTGTTTCAGGGATAATTCCAGCTTCCGGAACACCAAGATCACTTTGTGAAAACCTGGAAATAATTTTCATATGGACACTTTCCCTTTTAcagcacgtgtgtgtgtgtgtgtgtgtgtgtgtgtgtccaggaTCATTCCTTCAGTTTCATTCATTCTGGTTTATTCCTCAGTAACTCGTTACAGCAGATTCAGTGCGTGTTTGAAGTGAGAACATGATTAAAGACATTCTCTGCAGTTCAGTTCAATTCCTGTTtatttgtatgtgtttgtacGGCTGAAGCTACGACATGAATCTTTTATTTATATGGTATGATTGCATTCCTGAGCTCGACGGAAACacgtgtgattggttataaggCTCAACGCTGCGAAATATAAACAATacttaaaaagaaatgtaatgATTGAAGGGTGTTTTATTAATACAGATCTTCAGTTATTTCAGATTGCAGCAAAATCCAGTAAACAAAGACAGTGTCCAAGAAAATACACACGACAAACAACAAGATAAAATCACACTCATTCAattgtctttttattatttatccaATGAATTCTGTTCCTAACAGAAAAAATGGTTTATTGCTTTGTTGCTCTGTAAAAGCGACTGTAAAAATCTGACCAAATAATGATGATTAAAGCTGTTTCCTCTGGACTCTTTCTGTTTAGAGGAAGAAGAAATTATtcagttatatattatatataatgaaCACATATTTcagcttctttctttcttttgcattttatagcgttattaatattaatgtcgCACTTTTCCGTAATTATT
This sequence is a window from Onychostoma macrolepis isolate SWU-2019 chromosome 23, ASM1243209v1, whole genome shotgun sequence. Protein-coding genes within it:
- the eif4e2rs1 gene encoding eukaryotic translation initiation factor 4E family member 2 related sequence 1 → MNQFEHLQEEDSGDHEEMKDSSESDGGSINNNNNNIRRKMVTPDAGEHPLQYNYTFWYSRRTPSRPANTQSYEQNIRQMGTVASVEQFWKFYSHLVRPGDLTGHSDFHLFKEGIKPMWEDEANKNGGKWIIRLRKGLASRFWENIILAMLGEQFMVGEEICGVVVSIRFQEDILSIWNKTANDQVTTSRIRDTLRRVLNLPPNTIMEYKTHNDSLKDNSSFRNTKITL